Sequence from the Opisthocomus hoazin isolate bOpiHoa1 chromosome 7, bOpiHoa1.hap1, whole genome shotgun sequence genome:
CAggtctcccagcctctcctcacacacCATGTGCTCGAGACACATGACTGCCCTGCTCACCCTCCACTGGACTCAGTTTGCTTCAGTATGTCCACATCTCCCTTGCACTGGGAAGCCCCAAACTGGATGTGCAGAGCTCCAGAAGTGGTCTTGCAAGTgcagaatagaggggaaggatcacttccctcATGACACAAGGCATACATTCCCTGGGACGCTAGGGAAATCACTTTGCTTGTATGTGTGACAGTTTATTTTTTGTGAACTGAGGCTATCCCTGTCCCACAAGTCTGTTGTTCATATAAATTCTGAAGTGCTTAGATAATGTAGTAATGAAAAGTGTATACATAGCATAAGAATGATTATTCCCAAACTTCTGTCATAACTATGACTCTTGTCATGCATTAATTATTTTACACTAGCTTTTGTGAAATTATTCCTGTTGTCTTTTCCAGAcctgttttcttcttcaaaaatttTCAAGTGAATTTGCAGGATATCTGTGCAGTGAAAAATTTGATATTAAAATGTAGGAACAACAGCCATTTAATGCCtaatattttccttcctttattaCCATCAGTGAGCCATGACTACACTCCAGAAGTGAGATCAGCCtatttgcaaagataaaaccTGCATGTTAGCAAGGCAGACAAATCTCTTGATTACCATATCTGTTTGCATACTTACTTTGGAAACCTTCAGAAGAGCTTTTTCTGCCATTCCAGAGAGATCAGCCTGGTGACTGAACACCTCCGTCACACCCATTTTCTCAAACAGGCTCTTAACATCATAGGAGCTAGAGATGGAGAATTTTGGAAGGTCCAGgtagatttttctttccaaaaataaatgaaaaatgtgaGTTTATTATTGCAAGATCCCTTGATGCAATAGCTGTTGCAGGTATACACCCATCCCAAATACCCATGGAGCTAAGGCTTGGCTTTCTAAGACAGTGATTAATCCCATGCTAGAGAAGCAAAAATTGAGGTACCTGTCCCACCAGTCACAGTCTGATCAGTGGTGCAGGGACAGAGTGCTGGTTTATGAAAGTGACTGACTGGAAAGTATCATCCAGACTGGAAAGAAATTGTACTTTCTTTTGGACTAGATTCTTCCCACTCAAGGCAGGCTCCTGAGGGCTATGTACCTGTGTGCAGGATCCTCACAGCTGGTAGCACTCCCACTGCTGTGACTGGGGGAGCTGAGAAGTGCGTTCTCGTTAGGTACAACCTCACCCGATACCTTATCTGAGTTAAAGAAACCGTGCAATGCTTGTTCCTCAGAGATGTGCCTAGCAATTTGTTGCCTGGATGAGTAGCGATGGCCTGTTCAATATTTAAACAAAGCAGCAGTTAAAAGATTACCTTTTTTGAAATGATTGCATCCAGTTAGACACTGTTTCTCTCAGCAGAGCATCCTCCACCTGCTTCATTGTCCCTTCATCAGGCAGAACAAACAATGAAATAGCATTTCCCTTGTATGGTATTTCTACTACCCAGCAAGACATCTTCTCATCCCTATGGATATTAAAGGCTTTTTCTTGATGCATCATTTTGACCTTAACAGAATTCTTGGCATCCAACAAGAAGTCATCGTCCCTGGTGGACAAATTGTTGAAAGGTTTCTCCCAGTAGCCTTTTGACAAAAGAGTGAGTATAGAATTGAGTAGACCGAAAAGGAGACTATTAAAGGCATGTCACATTAGTCGATGCATTAACTACTGTGTTCAAACTGTGAAGGCAACAACAAACCTATCTCAGTTTAAGGATGCTCGTTCCCTGGCCATGGAAAGAAGGTTTGTGTCATTTCAATGGTTCtaataaaaatcacagaagaaaaatataggcTGATGTTTTCCATGGAAAAGGCCCCAGCCTTTGCCTACTAAGGCGGTGGTAAAACTTCCACAGACTCCCACTATACAGGCTCCAGGCTTATTCCTTCCATAAAACACGTCACCCGTGTTTGACAGTGTCCTGCACAGCCAAACACCTGTGCCTTTCAACAAATGATCATAAATTCCCAAGCTTATCCTTTCTAAGTATTTTCAGTGCTGAACAAAATTGATACAATGTTAATCAGTACTTCTAtggattcttttttctttatttctctttttttttttaactcatatGGAAAATGGTTCTTCATATCTGGCTTTCAAATACTTCCTTATGTCATTTAAAAGTAGAAGGATATATTTTAAGCTAGATGATAGCATAGGTCCACAATATGACAAAAGTCCTGTTTCTTAGATCTGGATAAGACTTCCAGAGCTTATGTATATAACTTCTACTCGCATTTGTCACTCACCTTTAAAGAAAACGTAGTTAATCAGAACCACCGCAGTGTCCGAATCAAGACTCTGGAGTAAATCAACAATTTTCCCATGGGTTTTTGTTTCTATGTACTTATTGATTTCCTTTGTAGCCTCTGGAGAATTCTGGAAGTTACTAGAAATAGCTTCAGAATGATAAAAATTTGTAACATCATCCAAAAATGTTTGGAGCAGTTTCAGCCGGTTGTCTATGAACAGGGCATTGCCCATGTTCAACTGGACTTCTCGGTGAGGGTCATTTAGCAGCTGGAGGACGCGCTGAAATCCCTCATGGATCTCCTGCTCCTCCATCTCTGTCAGGTTGAAGGCAAGGCCTTTGTGCAGCTGACTGAGAGTGTTTGCTCTGGCCCCCAGGGAGAGCATTGAAAAGGCAGTGGAGATGctcaaaggagagaagaaaatattcttgTTGCCTGCCTCCTCTCTGACCTGCTTGTAAAACCTAAATGCAAAGTCAGCATTGCTGAGGGCTATCTTGTCATGAGCCAAGTTTTCGTCTTCAGCCTGGGAATGGTCTTCTGAGTAATAGGGtatcttctgtttctgctgttcaTTATCAGACCCATGTTCACTTTGGACTTGAAGTCCAAGAAGCAACAAACACAGATAGAATGCagacttcattttccttctgaactGTTCTGTTAAGAAAGAATAAAGCAACCCTTTTATCTACAGTATTTTATCTTTCCTGCATAAAAATAGTTTCTGTATTCTAGATACTCATTTTCAGATGTCAGTCTTTAGGATTACTGCTCTATTTGGAAATAATCTTCTACTTGACCTTCTGGATAACCTATTTCTACTCAGTTGTCTCAGTTTCTGACCAATGAGCAATGTGGCATTGCCAGAGGAGAATCCATGTTGTGTAGGCTTGCATGAGGTATTATGCCTGAAATAGTTCTTGCCTCTGACCAGCATGGCCTCATTGAACACCGAAGTGGCTTTGGGTGTATGGCTGAGTTCAGCTATTGGCCCCCATGTATTTGTTAAGTACattggcagagacaccaactttggCTGGTATGTTTCTTTAGTATCCATGGTCTTGTTATGACTTGGGTTTTCAAGCACCACAGTGATACA
This genomic interval carries:
- the LOC104331502 gene encoding alpha-1-antitrypsin, whose translation is MKSAFYLCLLLLGLQVQSEHGSDNEQQKQKIPYYSEDHSQAEDENLAHDKIALSNADFAFRFYKQVREEAGNKNIFFSPLSISTAFSMLSLGARANTLSQLHKGLAFNLTEMEEQEIHEGFQRVLQLLNDPHREVQLNMGNALFIDNRLKLLQTFLDDVTNFYHSEAISSNFQNSPEATKEINKYIETKTHGKIVDLLQSLDSDTAVVLINYVFFKGYWEKPFNNLSTRDDDFLLDAKNSVKVKMMHQEKAFNIHRDEKMSCWVVEIPYKGNAISLFVLPDEGTMKQVEDALLRETVSNWMQSFQKRKIYLDLPKFSISSSYDVKSLFEKMGVTEVFSHQADLSGMAEKALLKVSKAIHKAVVDVSENGTEAAAVTEIEMVLMSAQIPRPPYIRFNRPFLMMIIDQISHSILFMGKIVNPAAKQD